The following are encoded together in the Peromyscus leucopus breed LL Stock chromosome 1, UCI_PerLeu_2.1, whole genome shotgun sequence genome:
- the Nucb2 gene encoding nucleobindin-2: protein MRWKIIQLQYCVLLVPCVLTVLEAVPIDVDKTKVHNVEPVESAKIEPPDTGLYYDEYLKQVIDVLETDQHFREKLQKADIEEIRNGRLSKELDFVSHHVRTKLDELKRQEVGRLRMLIKAKLDSLQDTGMNHHLLLKQFEHLNHQNPDTFESRDLDMLIKAATADLEQYDRTRHEEFKKYEMMKEHERREYLKTLDEEKRKEEESKFEEMKRKHENHPKVNHPGSKDQLKEVWEEADGLDPNDFDPKTFFKLHDVNSDGFLDEQELEALFTKELAKVYDPQNAEDDMIEMEEERLRMREHVMNEIDSNKDRLVTLEEFLRATEKKEFLEPDSWETLGQQQLFTEDELKEYENIIAAQENELKKRADELQKQKEELQRQHDHLEAQKQEYQQAVQQLEQKKFQQGIAPSGPAGELKFEPHT from the exons ATGAGGTGGAAGATCATCCAGCTACAGTACTGTGTTCTCTTGGTTCCGTGCGTGCTCACTGTTCTGGAAGCTGTGCCTATAGATGTAGACAAGACCAAAGTACACAACGTTGAGCCCGTGGAAAGTGCAAAGATAGAGCCCCCA GATACCGGACTTTATTACGATGAATACCTCAAGCAAGTGATTGACGTCCTGGAAACAGATCAACATTTCAGAGAAAAGCTCCAGAAAGCAGACATAGAGGAAATCAGG AATGGGAGGCTGAGCAAAGAGCTGGActttgtaagtcaccatgtgagGACAAAACTCGATGAACTGAAGAGGCAAGAagtaggaaggctgagaatgCTTATCAAAGCTAAGCTGGATTCCCTTCAAG ATACTGGCATGAATCACCACCTTCTCCTGAAGCAGTTCGAACATCTGAACCACCAGAATCCTGACACATTTGAATCCAGAGATTTGGATATGCTAATCAAAGCG GCAACCGCAGATCTGGAGCAGTATGACCGGACTCGGCATGAAGAGTTTAAGAAGTATGAGATGATGAAGGAACACGAGCGCAGAGAGTATTTAAAAACACTggatgaggaaaagagaaaagaagaagaatctaaatttgaagaaatgaagaggaagCATGAAAACCACCCCAAAGTCAATCATCCT GGAAGCAAAGATCAACTAAAAGAGGTTTGGGAAGAGGCTGATGGATTGGACCCTAATGACTTTGACCCCAAGACATTTTTCAAATTACATG ATGTCAACAGTGATGGATTCCTGGATGAACAAGAACTAGAAGCACTATTCACAAAAGAG TTGGCAAAAGTGTACGACCCCCAAAATGCAGAGGATGATATgatagaaatggaggaagaaaggctTCGCATGAGAGAGCATGTCATGAACGAG ATTGATAGCAACAAAGACCGATTGGTGACTCTGGAAGAATTCTTGAGAGCTACAGAGAAGAAGGAGttcttggagccagacagctGGGAG aCATTGGGTCAGCAACAGTTATTCACCGAGGACGAACTGAAAGAATATGAAAACATTATTGCCGCACAAGAAAATGAACTTAAGAAGAGGGCAGATGAactgcagaagcagaaggaagagttGCAGCGCCAGCATGACCACCTGGAGGCTCAGAAGCAGGAGTATCAGCAG GCTGTACAGCAGCTGGAACAGAAGAAATTTCAACAAGGGATCGCTCCATCAGGGCCAGCAGGAGAGCTGAAGTTTGAGCCAC ACACGTAA